The stretch of DNA GGCAGTATAGACAGGATCAATAATAATGCCTTCTAAGGTGGCAAAGGTGGCGAGTGCGGCGCACGACGCCTCAGTAGGCACCCCGTAACCGGCACCAATATACTCGTCATACACCACTACATCGACTGAATCTATCTCTTTACTTACTTGGGCGTGAGCGAGAATGGCCTGGCATAGCTCGTAGACTTCTCTCCTGAGTCGCTCTTTTGGCCTGCTGACGCTAATGCCAATGATCGCGAGCGGTAGCTCATGCACTTTAGCCCCCGCCAAGAGCCCCGCCTGCGTACCAGCCGAGCCAGAGGCATGCACAATGTAGTCAAAAGTAAGGCCGCTTGACGCCGACTGGGCGATAACTTCTGTTATGCCGGCGATGTAGCCCACGGCACCGATGGCGTTAGAGCCGCCCAAAGGTATGAGGTAAGGTCTCCTACCGCGAGCCCGTAGCTCTCCTGCTACTTCCTCCATCTTGGCTTCGACAACTTGGGTTTCATCTGAACCAGCAAAATGAAGCTCGGCACCCAAAAGCTCCCCCAAGAAGAGATTGCCCTGCCGCTCGGTTAGCGTGGCACTAGAGAGAACCAAGTGACAACCAAGCCCCGCCTTAGCGGCGGCAGCCGCGGTCATGCGACAGTGGTTACTCTGGGGACCACCGGTGGTAATGAGCACATCGGCTCCCTTGTCGAGGGCGTCGCCCAGTAAGAACTCCAATTTGCGAGCTTTATTGCCCCCCATGGCCAAGCCCGTATTGTCGTCACGTTTAATGTAGAGCTCTACGCCGAGGCGCTCTCCAAGGCGAGGCAAGGGCTCGAGGGCCGTAGGCAGGAAAGTTAATTTCACCCTAGACAGTTGCTCTAGCAATTTACCACACTCCCTATGACTTTCTCCCCACCATCTTCTCGCTTTATAGACCTCATCCCTGCCGTCAAGATACAAAAACCTAAGTCCTGCGACTTAGGTGCTGTCAAAAAGGGGTCAGACCGAGCGATATACCTAGGGCAGCATTTACTCTCTCCATAGCTTCATTATCGAGATGGGCAATTTTATGGGTAAGGCGCTGTTTATCTATCGTGCGAACCTGCTCTAGCAAAATGACGGAGTTTCTCTCTAAGCCAGTATCATCGGCAGTCAACTCGACATGTGTCGGTAGGCGGGCCTTGTCTATTTGCGAGGTTATCGCGGCAATCACTACGGTGGGACTGTACTTGTTGCCCACATCGTTCTGCACAATGAGAACCGGTCGAACCCCACCTTGTTCCGAGCCCACCACAGGGCTCAGGTCGGCATAGAAAATGTCGCCTCGCTTGATAATCAACCTAGTTCACTCCAGACACCTTTCTCCTAGGCAGGATTTCCATGGCCTCACTCTCTAGCATAAAACTCTCTCTCGCAATATGCAGATTCACCTCGGCCATCTCCAAGTAACCACGCTTTAGGGCGTCATGAATACGGCGTCTTTTCTGTGTTTCTAGGTACAGGCGCATGGCTGCACGAATGAGCTCGCTACGATTACCCTTGACCTCTTGCACAAAACCGTCAACTTCCTCGAGCAAACTAGTGGGTAAGGTAATCATAATACGCTTCGTTACTGCCAAACTGACACACCTCTTTCGCTCGTGGACAAGCGTACATCTATACCGATTATATATACGCTAATATAAGTGTGTCAACAAATCCGCTGTTCATACATGCCCGGCGAGCTTATCTGGCCGGCGCAGAAATTACCCGCGCGAAAGGAAAGACCGCGTAGAGATAAGTTGGCGGTGTCGCCAGTAGAGACGTGGCACGCGGTGACCGATGAGGCAGGTCACTTCATAGTTGATGGTGCCCATGAGGAGAGCCACTTCATCCACAGATACTTCACTTAGCCCCTGCGACCCGAAGAGCACAACTTCGTCACCTGCCACCGCAGGAGAGTCAGTAATATCAAACATACACTGATCCATGCAGACCCTGCCGATTAGGGGCACTTTTCTGCCGTGCAAAAGGGCATACCCCTGGTTAGAAAGCCGCCGTGAGTAGCCGTCGGCATAGCCCACTGGTACGGTGGCGATGAGCCGCTGCCCCTTGGCCACGTAGGTACCGCCATAACCAATCGGCGTACCGTCTGCAACCCACTTCACGTAAGAAAGCCTAGAACGCAGTGACATCGCAGGGCGGAGGGCTACTCTCGCCTTGAGATGGGCCGCAGGATACAGTCCATAAAGGCCTATTCCTAAACGCACCATGTCGAGGTGGCTTTCTGGCAAGGCCATAATGGCCGCCGTGTTAGCGGCATGGCGCTGTAAACGATAGCCCTTGATTTCTAAACGGGCACAAACTCCCTCGAAAAGCGCGAGTTGCGCCCTGGCCCCGGACAAATCGACCGCGTCGGAAGCAGCAAAATGGGTGAAGATGCCCTCGACCAAGAGAGAAGGCAGGTGGGAGATGAGCTCGACGAAAGGCAGCGCATCTACTGGTCTTACTCCTATTCGGCCCATGCCCGTATCTACTTTGACATGCACGCGCGCTTTGCGCCCTAGCCGTGTTCCGGCAGTAGACAGGGCTTGCGCCGACTCGCGATCAAAGACTGTGGCGGTCAGCCCTAGTTTGACCACCTGCTCGGCACACTCTGTGGGCATGTGCCCAAGTATAAGGATGGGTACGCCGATACCCGCGCGCCTAAGCTCGACTGCTTCTTCCACTATAGCTACACCTAGGCTAGTCGCCCCCGCGGCGAGTGCTGTAGTCGCTACCTCTACCGCGCCATGCCCGTAGCCGGCTGCTTTCACCACCGCCATAAGCTCTGTCTGGCTAGACAACAGGTTGCGCACTGCTTGCGTATTGTAAGAGATATTATCTAAAGATATGTCTGCCACGGTGTGGCGATAAGCGTGCACTATTTAATCTCCCCTCATATACTGCTCTCGCCCCTGCTCTTACTACTTCACATTATACACAACTATGGCCGTAGAAAAATCCTTAGTGCATATTAGGCCGGCCGCGAACACCTGCATTAGAGGGCTACGGCGCAGGCCACCGCCAAACCCTCGGCGTGCGAAATGGTAACCATGAAACGGCTGATACCCCGCTGCTCTGCTAGGGTGGCTGCCTGGCCCCTTAGTAGCACCTCTGGCGCACCAAAGGAATCAGGGGTAATGCATATACTTTGGGGGCCAAAGCCAAGGTAGCCCGTGCCCATGGCTTTAACCACAGCTTCTTTGGCCGCCCAAAGGCCAGCCAGGGACTCCATACTAGCAAAGCTCTCACCACTAGCCAACACTTTGTTAATGAAACGCTGACCATACCTGCTGTTTAATGCGGTAATGCGGTCCACACTGGTGATATCTATGCCTATACCCAGCATTTGAATACTACCTCCCCCCGCTCGAAGACTCGGATCTTGTTCCTTCTACCGCAAAATCGCTATGGAGACAGGGCTGCCCGCGTCGGGGCAGCCCTGTGCGGCTTCTACTCAACAGTTACGCTTTTGGCCAGATTACGCGGCTTGTCGACATCGGCTCCGCGCGCCACTGCCGCATAGTAGGCAATCAGTTGCAGTGGTATAACGGCGAGAATAGGCGCTAGTAGGGGGTCAAGGCCTGGCAGGCGAATTTCTACATCATGCAAAGTTTCTGTGACATGGGGGCTGCAATTTGTCACTACAAAGGTGCGCGCACCCCTAGCCCTCACTACCTCGACATTGCTCACCATTTTCTCCTGCAAATGTTGCTGCGTGAACAGACATATGACAGGTGTCTGCGGTGAGACGAGCGCGAGGGTGCCATGCTTGAGCTCGCCAGCGGCATAAGCCTCGGCGTGAATGTAGGAGATTTCTTTAAGCTTTAAGGCTCCTTCGAGGGCCACGCTGTAGTCTAGGCCACGTCCGATGAAAAAGACGCTCTCACTTTGGGAGAGCCTTAGCGCGACATCGCGTATGGCGTCGGCCTGAGCAAGAATTTCTTCTACTAGACTGGGTATAGCCTTAAGTCCGGCGAGAAGTTCACCCGCTCGCGAGGAGGAAATGGCACCCCGAGCCAAACCGATATGAACGGCCATCAGCGTTAAGGCCGCTAACTGGGTTGTGTAAGCCTTAGTGGAGGCTACCGCTATCTCTGGCCCCGCCCAAGTGTAGAGCACATGCCTACTCTCCCGCGCGACCGAGCTGCCGACAACGTTAGTGATGGCGACCACACGACACTTTTGCCTCTTGGCCTCCCGCAGTGCGGCCAGAGTATCGGCTGTTTCGCCCGATTGACTGATGATGATTACTAAGTCGCTCGGGTCAAGAATCGGTTCGCGATAACGAAACTCTGACGCCACATCGACTTCCACTGGCAGACGAGCGAGCTTTTCAATTAGGTTCTTGCCCACTAGCCCAGCATGGTAGGCAGTGCCACAGGCCACGATTACCACTCGCTTAACGGAGTCAATCAGCTCCTTGGTCAGCCCAATTTCCTCGGCGAGAGTGGTTTGGTCGTCGAGTAGGCGCGGCGAAACAGTGTCGCGCAAGGCTCGCGGCTGCTCATGAATCTCTTTAAGCATGAAGTGTGAGTAACCTGCCTTTTCAGCAGCTACTTCATCCCAAGTGATGTAGAGCGTTTCTTTCTTGATCTCTTGTCCGCCATTGTAGAATTTAACCTCACCGGCGGTTAGGACGGCTAAATCTCCATCCTCTAGCACTACCGTCTGACGAGTGTAGGGCAGTAAGGCGGGAATGTCTGAAGCCAGAAAATTCTCTCCCTCGCCCAGACCAATAATTAAGGGGCTATACTGGCGATAGGCCACCAAGGTCAGGGGGTCATGCTCAGACACCACGGCGATAGCGAACGCCCCCTGCATGCGCTTGGCCGCTTGCGCCACCGCCTGGCCTAAGTCACCCGCGTACTCTTCTTCGATCAGGTGGGGGATGACCTCGGTGTCGGTCTCCGAAAAGAACTCGTGCCCGCGACTTCTTAGCTCACGCCGCAGCTCGGCGTAGTTCTCAATAATGCCGTTATGCACCACGGCAAACTTGCCTCCGCAACCCATGTGCGGATGAGCATTGTCATCCGTCGGGGCGCCATGGGTGGCCCAGCGGGTGTGCCCGACGCCTAGGTGCGCCTTAGTCAGGCCATTGCCAGAGACCTTGTTTTCTAGAACGGAAAGTCTCCCCGCATATTTTTCTAGATGAAGCTTGCCGTTCTTGTGTAAGACTAAGCCTGCCGAGTCATATCCACGGTATTCTAACCGTCGTAAACCATCAAGTACCACATCTTGCGCGCTTCTCGCGCCTACGTAGCCGGCGATTCCACACATGCCGCAACTCTCCATTTCAGTACATAATTAAACTAGGGTACCCCTATTTTGTCCGCCCGATTGCTCGGCCGTTTTCAAAGAGGGTTTACAGCCACCCCTAATGGCTGGAGGGCATCCGCCGATAATCGATAAACCCCCACCTCGTCAGCCTCAAGCTACTGCTAAGGCTCAGGCGCTTACGCTAGATAGCACATCAACTACGACGCTCGCTGCTTGCGAAGCGAGCTCTTTTGTCCTGGCCTCGACCATGACCCGCACGAGCGGCTCAGTGCCTGAAGGCCGCACCAAGACCCTACCCTCTGTTCCTACCATATTCTCTGCCCTAACTATCGCCTCCTTTACCGCGCCATGCTCCATGCTGGCCTTTTTGTCCCTGACGGGGACATTAAGTAGTATCTGCGGAAATCGCTCTAGCTTATCTGCCAACGCTTCTAGTGACACGCCGCGGCCAAAAGTGGCCTTAAGCAGCATCACCGCGGTCAACAGACCGTCGCCCGTAGTGCTGTGATTAAGAAAGATGCAATGCCCCGACTGCTCTCCCCCCAAAACTGCGCCTACTTGCTTCATTTCTTGCAAGACATACCTATCGCCAACCGCAGAACGCGTAATACCTATATCTTCTCGCCTCAGGCAGGCGTCAAGACCAAAGTTGCTCATGACCGTGGCCACCACCAAGTTATGGGTGAGGCTCTTCTCGGCCTTGAGGAGCAGCCCACAAATGTGCAGGAGATCGTCGCCATCTAGTAGCTGGCCCCGCGCATCGCAGGCGATTAATCGGTCGGCGTCGCCATCAAAAGCGAGCCCCACCTGTGCACCATGCGCGAGGACGGCTTGCACCATGGCGGCCGGGTAAGTAGACCCACATTCTACATTGATATTTACGCCATCGGGAGAAATGTTAAGCGGCACTACCTCGGCACCTAGCATGGTCAGTACCCGCGGCGCCACATCAAAGGCGGCACCATGCGCCGCATCGACGACGATTTTTACCCCCGTTAGATCAAGGTCCGCTATCTTTAACAAGTAATCTACATAGGCCTCTTGCTCAGTATCACCGCGAAACATCCGACCCACTTTATCCCCCGCTACTCTTTCGCGGCCACACGCTGCCTGTACCTGGCGTTCGATTTCGTCCTCGACGGCATCGGGCAGCTTATACCCATCTCGCGTAAATAGCTTAATGCCGTTGTCTATGGCCGGGTTGTGCGAGGCCGAGATCATGACACCAGCTGTAGCCTGACCTAGCCGCGTAATATAGGCTAAAGCCGGCGTGGGCAAGACCCCTAAATCTACTACATCCGCCCCAGCGGACAAAACCCCGGCGGCAAAGGCCGACGCTAGCATGTCGCCTGAGATGCGTGTATCTCTCGCCATGTAGACTACTGCGCGAGATGAACTATCGTTTAACACAGCAATTGTTGCTCTACCTAGACGCAAAGCCAACTCGGGTGTGAGCTCCGTATTAGCCTTGCCTCTTACTCCGTCCGTACCAAATATGCGCATAAGAGATGCTCCTTTCCATTGAACCACAACTGACGAAAAAAGACAAATAAACCACTAAGGGCTTTTGGTCACGAGCAGCTGCACGCTTACCGTGGGCGACGACACTAAGAAAGTCCCTCTGGGCACGCCCACAACTACCTCTCGGGTCTCGTCCTCCGCTGTCCCCTCGATGTTAACTTCTATGACTATCTCAGAAAGCCCCGCTAAGACCTCGGGCGGTGCGGCGACCTCTACTGTGGCGGTCGCACTTTCTAGTCGCACGCTTTGCACAAGGGGAGCCGGCCGCCCCACAGCAACGAACCGCAGTGGCAGAACCTTGATGGGGTATATGGGCTGCACATACTGTATGCTCGGGGGGTTAAGGGTGACCTTTGGCACCACCTGCCCTAAGGAATCCTTGGCCTCCAGCACACGACTACTCTCTATGGTAGAGGTTTTGCCGGTAACATCTACCTCTACAACTACCGGAACCACCTGCCCTACGGCAGTGCTCCCCCCAAAAACGGTGACACTAGCCGGACCTACCACGCCTGGGGCCGCAAAATACCCCGGGGCTAGAGTGCCTCGCAGCACGAGCGACACCGGAAGATTCACAGCGGTGACCGGTTCGAGCATGACTTCCACCCGTGCCGGAGACACACCGACCACTTCTAAACCCGCGGGCGCGTCGACGCGCACCGCCAACTGATTGCTGCCCGCTCGAAGACCGCGCAGGTCGATGTAGACAATAAGGTCACGCGCCGTGACCGCCGCCAATACCTCGTCCGGGGCGCGCACGGTCAGAGAAACTGTCGGGACGATAGCGCTGACTAGCTCTAGGTCGGCGGGGCGATTGCGAACTTCAAGCGTCACCGCAGGAAAACGCTGCACCGGAATATCTTCTGGTTGTACGCGAACTTGGGTGGATTGCACATAGAACCATAGTACGAGGGCTAAACCTATCGCCAAGACGTGGGTGCCTATATCGCGCCTGTTCACACTCTCGCCCCCCACGAAAAAATAGAAGTTGCTTGGGTGGCGGGCAGGGCCGCGTGTAGCCGGCGCTCGAGCTCGGCGAGGTCGAGATGGCGGGCAAGCTCTCCGCCTTGCGCCAAGGAAATAGAGCCTGTTTCTTCAGACACTACTACCGCCAAAGCGTCTGTTTCCTCGGTGAGGCCAAGGGCAGCGCGATGGCGGGTACCTAGTTCTTGCTCAATTTCGGGATTGGAAGAAAGGGGCAGGTAACAGCCCGCCGCTGAAAGACGCCCTTGGCGAATAATAACTGCCCCGTCGTGCAGCGGGGTATTGGGCACGAAGATATTGAACAACAGCTCGGGTGTAACTACCGCGTCAATGCGGACGCCTGTATCCGAATACTCCGAAAGGCCACTTTCCCGCTCAATAATAATCAGCGCCCCCGTACTGCTCTTGCTAAGTGCACCGGCAGCCTGCGCAATTGCCGCCGCTACCGGTGTCTGGTCCGTGGCCGTCATAAGGCTAAACCCTTTGCCCAAAAACTTAGTACGACCTAAGTGCTCTAAGGCCCGTCGCAGTTCGGGCCAGAACAGAAGAGGTATGGCGATAAAAAGCGCTGAAATGGCCCTACTTAATATCCAGTTAAGGGTTGTCAGGCGGAGACTGTCGCTAAGGAGAGTAGCTCCTAAAAGCACTACTACGCCCTTAATAAGCTGTACGGCTCGCGTGTGCCGTAGTAACAGAATGAGCCTGTAAAACACATAGTACAAAATGGCTATCTCCAGTAGGTCGAGGATACGCACCTCGAGCAGAATCTGTTCTAGAGTTGCCCACATAGCGTCTCCGTTCCTTTCGGGTCAGTGGCGCAATTTGCTGAGCAGCCTCGCCCAAAAACCATTGCCTCGCTCTGGCAGGCTGCCTGTACTTACTTGCACTTGACCACTCAGAGCCTCCCTGACTAGCTCATAGACTTCTTTTTCTGGGCCTGCGGCTTGCTGATACCATACCTCTAACTGATCTTTGTCACATAGCTCCCCTAGGCGAGTGGCTTGGCGACTAAAGACTTTGCGGTCAGCGCGGAGTGCTTCGAGGAGCATTTCTTCGGCCTGTTTCTTTTGTCCGAGCGAGAGTAATGCTAACCCCTTGAACAAGGCGAAGTCAGCGAGCGGTAGCTTTGCGCTCTCTTCGGCACTAATATCAGGGTGCAGGGGCAACTCACACATTTCTAGAGCCTCGGCAAATCTCTCTAGGCGTAGCAAGATGCCGACCAAGTTTAGGCGAGCGTAGTGGTTGTTTTCGTCTAACTGCAAGATGGCGCGCCAAGTTTCGCCTGCCGCCTCGAGTTTGCCCTGCTGCGCTAGGACATTCGCTTTGGCGAGCAGCGCTGGCAGGTAAGCGGCATCGCGCCTAAGGGCCTTGTCCCACTCGACTAGGGCTTCGTCAAGCCTCTCGCGGCGCATAAGCGACTGCCCAAAGTTAAAATAGGGGTGCGGGCTCTCGGGGTTAAGCTCGCTGGCTTGCTGCCAGGCGGCAAAGGCTGGCGCGGGCTTGTCGGCGCGGTCATAAGCCTCGCCTAGGCTCATGAGAATATCGAAATCTTTCGGTTCTAACTCATGAGCACGTTGCAAATGAAGCAAGGCCTGCTCTAGCTGCCCTAGGCAGAGGCTAGAGAGCCCCATGTTAAAGCGCGCTCGCGCGTCATCACGACCTAGCTCTAAAATCTGCTGGCCATATTTCAGAGCGTTCTCATATTCGCCTAAGTCCAAACTCACTGCACAGAGATTTACGCGCGCCTTAACCTCTTGTGGATTGGCCTCGGCTACTTTCTGCCACTCGCTTTGTGCCTTAGCAAGTTCACCCTTAAGAACATATACCTCGGCCAGAGTGTAAAGGAAATTGCTACTGTCTGGCTCAATCGCCGTAGCTTTGCGCAAGTGATGTAGGGCACCATCTAGCATGCCACGCATGGCATAGACTTTGCCCAGAAAGTAGTGCGCCGTGGCGTGACGCTTATCAAGCTCGACTACTTTTTTCCATGCCGAAATGGCGTCGTCAAGCTGATTTTGCTCGGCATAGGCGACGCCTAAAAGGTAATGGCTTAATATACGTTTAGGATCATGCTGCACGGCTTGACGCAGGTGCTCTACGGCTTGTTCAAACTGGTGCCCCTGCATGAGGGCCACCGCTAAATCATGATGCGCTGCCCCATTCTTGGGGTCGACAGACAAGGCCTTACGGCACGCCTCGATAACTTGTTCGATCTGTTCTGCGGAAAATTTCTGCCCCAAACACTAGACCTCCTATATGCCGCCTTGCTTGATAGTAACTCTGCGAAGTGGCTAACGCCACGCCCCTCTTAAGTAGGAGCGCAATTCTTGACTGATGTTACGGAAACCAAAGACAAATTTGTCCCATGGCAAATGCGTCTGTCGCACAACCTGCCCTTGCACCCTGCCCTGTTCGCCTAGAGTATGCTCGCTCGAAATAAGATAAATATTTCCATCCACTCGACCTAGCACCCGGAGCGATGCATGGTAGACCCTCAGGTCGCCACTCACAACTACATCTTCAGGGACAATGACGCTTTGCCCGACAATGTGCACAGCGGCGCGTGCGTCAGTAGACTCAACAAAAGGCTGCGGGTGCTCTACTAACATATACGTTGGAAAGCCAAAAAACAAGAGCATAATCGCTGCCACGCCGACCGCTCGCCAGGGCAACCACGAGTTACTAAATCTCTCTGTAGTCGGTAAGCACTTAATAAGGGAGCGGGTAAAATCAGCGGGGGCTTTGACACTCGTTATGCATTTGAGACCCTGCTCAATCTCCCTAAGTTGCGCGACATAGCCTTGGCAGGGCGCACAACTGCAGGCGTGTTCATTCATCGCCGCGACAAGGCCTCTAGGTAGTGCTGTAGTATCTTGCTCTAGAGCGAGTTGGCGGTACTTACTGCAGTCCATATCTCTTACCCCCTTGGGATTCTTCATAGTAGCCCTGCTCCACCAAGAGCTGCCGCAGCGCTTCGCGCGCGCGATGTAGCCGCGTCTTGACAGTGGTAGAGGGGACACTGAGTATATTGGCTATTTCTTCATAAGACAAGTCCTCCACAAAGCGTAGCACCAAGACCATACGATAAAGTGGGTTCAACTGAAGCAA from Bacillota bacterium encodes:
- a CDS encoding tetratricopeptide repeat protein, whose protein sequence is MGQKFSAEQIEQVIEACRKALSVDPKNGAAHHDLAVALMQGHQFEQAVEHLRQAVQHDPKRILSHYLLGVAYAEQNQLDDAISAWKKVVELDKRHATAHYFLGKVYAMRGMLDGALHHLRKATAIEPDSSNFLYTLAEVYVLKGELAKAQSEWQKVAEANPQEVKARVNLCAVSLDLGEYENALKYGQQILELGRDDARARFNMGLSSLCLGQLEQALLHLQRAHELEPKDFDILMSLGEAYDRADKPAPAFAAWQQASELNPESPHPYFNFGQSLMRRERLDEALVEWDKALRRDAAYLPALLAKANVLAQQGKLEAAGETWRAILQLDENNHYARLNLVGILLRLERFAEALEMCELPLHPDISAEESAKLPLADFALFKGLALLSLGQKKQAEEMLLEALRADRKVFSRQATRLGELCDKDQLEVWYQQAAGPEKEVYELVREALSGQVQVSTGSLPERGNGFWARLLSKLRH
- the acpS gene encoding holo-ACP synthase, encoding MLGIGIDITSVDRITALNSRYGQRFINKVLASGESFASMESLAGLWAAKEAVVKAMGTGYLGFGPQSICITPDSFGAPEVLLRGQAATLAEQRGISRFMVTISHAEGLAVACAVAL
- a CDS encoding type II toxin-antitoxin system PemK/MazF family toxin produces the protein MIIKRGDIFYADLSPVVGSEQGGVRPVLIVQNDVGNKYSPTVVIAAITSQIDKARLPTHVELTADDTGLERNSVILLEQVRTIDKQRLTHKIAHLDNEAMERVNAALGISLGLTPF
- the cdaA gene encoding diadenylate cyclase CdaA produces the protein MWATLEQILLEVRILDLLEIAILYYVFYRLILLLRHTRAVQLIKGVVVLLGATLLSDSLRLTTLNWILSRAISALFIAIPLLFWPELRRALEHLGRTKFLGKGFSLMTATDQTPVAAAIAQAAGALSKSSTGALIIIERESGLSEYSDTGVRIDAVVTPELLFNIFVPNTPLHDGAVIIRQGRLSAAGCYLPLSSNPEIEQELGTRHRAALGLTEETDALAVVVSEETGSISLAQGGELARHLDLAELERRLHAALPATQATSIFSWGARV
- a CDS encoding antitoxin MazE, with translation MRLYLETQKRRRIHDALKRGYLEMAEVNLHIARESFMLESEAMEILPRRKVSGVN
- a CDS encoding D-cysteine desulfhydrase family protein, with amino-acid sequence MLEQLSRVKLTFLPTALEPLPRLGERLGVELYIKRDDNTGLAMGGNKARKLEFLLGDALDKGADVLITTGGPQSNHCRMTAAAAAKAGLGCHLVLSSATLTERQGNLFLGELLGAELHFAGSDETQVVEAKMEEVAGELRARGRRPYLIPLGGSNAIGAVGYIAGITEVIAQSASSGLTFDYIVHASGSAGTQAGLLAGAKVHELPLAIIGISVSRPKERLRREVYELCQAILAHAQVSKEIDSVDVVVYDEYIGAGYGVPTEASCAALATFATLEGIIIDPVYTAKAAAGLMDLVQRGVIPRGAKVLFWHTGGTPALFADSALHWRAKS
- a CDS encoding phosphoglucosamine mutase, with protein sequence MRIFGTDGVRGKANTELTPELALRLGRATIAVLNDSSSRAVVYMARDTRISGDMLASAFAAGVLSAGADVVDLGVLPTPALAYITRLGQATAGVMISASHNPAIDNGIKLFTRDGYKLPDAVEDEIERQVQAACGRERVAGDKVGRMFRGDTEQEAYVDYLLKIADLDLTGVKIVVDAAHGAAFDVAPRVLTMLGAEVVPLNISPDGVNINVECGSTYPAAMVQAVLAHGAQVGLAFDGDADRLIACDARGQLLDGDDLLHICGLLLKAEKSLTHNLVVATVMSNFGLDACLRREDIGITRSAVGDRYVLQEMKQVGAVLGGEQSGHCIFLNHSTTGDGLLTAVMLLKATFGRGVSLEALADKLERFPQILLNVPVRDKKASMEHGAVKEAIVRAENMVGTEGRVLVRPSGTEPLVRVMVEARTKELASQAASVVVDVLSSVSA
- the alr gene encoding alanine racemase; this encodes MVHAYRHTVADISLDNISYNTQAVRNLLSSQTELMAVVKAAGYGHGAVEVATTALAAGATSLGVAIVEEAVELRRAGIGVPILILGHMPTECAEQVVKLGLTATVFDRESAQALSTAGTRLGRKARVHVKVDTGMGRIGVRPVDALPFVELISHLPSLLVEGIFTHFAASDAVDLSGARAQLALFEGVCARLEIKGYRLQRHAANTAAIMALPESHLDMVRLGIGLYGLYPAAHLKARVALRPAMSLRSRLSYVKWVADGTPIGYGGTYVAKGQRLIATVPVGYADGYSRRLSNQGYALLHGRKVPLIGRVCMDQCMFDITDSPAVAGDEVVLFGSQGLSEVSVDEVALLMGTINYEVTCLIGHRVPRLYWRHRQLISTRSFLSRG
- the glmS gene encoding glutamine--fructose-6-phosphate transaminase (isomerizing) is translated as MCGIAGYVGARSAQDVVLDGLRRLEYRGYDSAGLVLHKNGKLHLEKYAGRLSVLENKVSGNGLTKAHLGVGHTRWATHGAPTDDNAHPHMGCGGKFAVVHNGIIENYAELRRELRSRGHEFFSETDTEVIPHLIEEEYAGDLGQAVAQAAKRMQGAFAIAVVSEHDPLTLVAYRQYSPLIIGLGEGENFLASDIPALLPYTRQTVVLEDGDLAVLTAGEVKFYNGGQEIKKETLYITWDEVAAEKAGYSHFMLKEIHEQPRALRDTVSPRLLDDQTTLAEEIGLTKELIDSVKRVVIVACGTAYHAGLVGKNLIEKLARLPVEVDVASEFRYREPILDPSDLVIIISQSGETADTLAALREAKRQKCRVVAITNVVGSSVARESRHVLYTWAGPEIAVASTKAYTTQLAALTLMAVHIGLARGAISSSRAGELLAGLKAIPSLVEEILAQADAIRDVALRLSQSESVFFIGRGLDYSVALEGALKLKEISYIHAEAYAAGELKHGTLALVSPQTPVICLFTQQHLQEKMVSNVEVVRARGARTFVVTNCSPHVTETLHDVEIRLPGLDPLLAPILAVIPLQLIAYYAAVARGADVDKPRNLAKSVTVE